One stretch of Balneola sp. MJW-20 DNA includes these proteins:
- a CDS encoding LysM peptidoglycan-binding domain-containing protein, giving the protein MRNKTIKFLAMISVILTGSLFNNVVAQNKSDIDLEDMPLRLLPYTNPMQGLGNSSADNTPTAVKDLDPFQRDLLARISEVYKIHISALDAQVQNEPVEAEKRINNALTATQDLLDDYPEIQSDQRFTELYRSVISEYRQFYGITEMENEAEGEIFAIQEELFSEDDSWMKGNFSFPEDAVLPKTDVPLIQNQQVNRHLVYYTLRRPEVMETWLQRAETYQPMMRKIFREERVPEELTYLAFIESGLNPTARSWAAAVGMWQFIRATGSVYGLEVNWWIDERRDPEKATRAAARHLRDLYNIWGDWHLAMANYNISPRGLKRAISRAGGVEDYWAAYPYLPRETRGYVPGFIATAMIAMNPTEFGFQEEYEGTPYSYEVVEVNGLMELSSLAQAAGITTDQLKEYNPELLRWATPPGSKYPLKIPADRKELFLENYSKIPEQERSQNITMHTVKRGESLGVIARKYGTTVAGIYASNDNLSNTIYPGQRLAIPLPKGAEEAISANRPSNQTSTSSSRTSSSSRRSAPANSTPVTYKVKTGDTVGHIAEWYDVRAWEIRSWNGIGNTIRVGKSLTIYVPQNRASHYEKINTMGFAEKQNLERKQRSGENIFLASATSDSDDGFRTYTVQRNDTLSGIADKFGVSLSQIRNLNGINGSRIYVGQKIKISRIN; this is encoded by the coding sequence ATGCGGAACAAAACTATCAAATTTCTGGCTATGATCAGTGTGATCCTGACAGGATCCCTTTTTAATAATGTTGTAGCTCAGAATAAATCGGATATTGATCTGGAGGATATGCCTCTGAGATTGCTTCCTTATACTAACCCTATGCAGGGGCTGGGTAACAGCAGTGCGGATAATACCCCTACTGCAGTAAAAGATCTGGATCCCTTCCAGAGAGATCTGCTGGCCCGAATTTCAGAGGTATATAAGATCCACATTTCTGCATTGGATGCTCAGGTTCAGAATGAACCGGTGGAAGCTGAAAAAAGGATCAATAATGCACTGACCGCAACTCAGGACCTGCTCGACGACTACCCTGAGATCCAGAGTGATCAGCGTTTCACCGAACTATACCGTTCTGTTATTTCCGAATACCGTCAGTTTTATGGTATCACAGAGATGGAAAATGAAGCGGAAGGAGAGATCTTCGCTATACAGGAAGAATTATTTTCTGAAGATGATTCTTGGATGAAGGGTAACTTCTCTTTTCCGGAAGATGCTGTACTACCAAAAACCGATGTTCCGCTGATCCAGAACCAGCAGGTTAACCGTCATTTGGTTTACTATACTCTTCGAAGACCTGAGGTTATGGAAACCTGGCTGCAAAGGGCAGAAACCTATCAGCCGATGATGCGAAAGATCTTCAGAGAAGAGCGTGTGCCGGAAGAGCTAACCTACCTGGCATTCATTGAAAGTGGACTGAATCCCACTGCCAGAAGCTGGGCTGCTGCTGTCGGCATGTGGCAATTTATCAGGGCTACCGGCTCCGTGTATGGCCTTGAAGTAAACTGGTGGATCGACGAGCGTCGTGATCCTGAGAAAGCAACCAGAGCAGCAGCACGTCACCTGCGTGACCTCTACAATATCTGGGGCGACTGGCATCTTGCGATGGCAAACTACAATATTAGCCCCAGGGGATTAAAAAGAGCGATCAGCCGCGCAGGCGGTGTGGAAGATTACTGGGCAGCCTATCCCTATCTGCCTCGTGAGACCCGGGGTTATGTACCCGGCTTCATTGCAACTGCTATGATCGCAATGAATCCAACCGAATTCGGCTTTCAGGAAGAGTATGAGGGTACTCCATACAGCTACGAAGTTGTAGAAGTAAACGGATTAATGGAACTGAGCTCACTTGCCCAGGCGGCCGGAATCACCACTGATCAGCTTAAAGAATATAATCCGGAGCTTTTGAGATGGGCCACTCCTCCGGGCAGCAAATATCCGCTTAAGATACCTGCCGACCGAAAAGAACTGTTTTTGGAGAATTACTCTAAGATCCCTGAGCAGGAAAGAAGTCAGAATATTACAATGCATACGGTTAAAAGAGGCGAGTCGCTGGGTGTCATAGCAAGAAAATATGGAACGACTGTTGCTGGTATTTATGCCTCTAACGATAATTTGTCCAATACTATATATCCGGGCCAGAGACTGGCTATTCCTTTGCCAAAAGGAGCGGAAGAGGCTATCTCAGCAAACCGTCCCAGCAATCAGACCTCGACATCTTCAAGCCGCACAAGCAGCAGTTCCAGAAGATCTGCTCCGGCTAATTCCACACCGGTAACTTATAAAGTAAAGACCGGAGACACTGTAGGGCACATTGCCGAATGGTATGACGTAAGAGCCTGGGAAATCAGAAGCTGGAACGGTATTGGTAATACGATCCGTGTCGGGAAGAGCCTTACCATATATGTGCCTCAAAACCGGGCTTCTCATTACGAAAAGATCAATACCATGGGATTTGCGGAAAAGCAAAACCTGGAAAGAAAGCAAAGAAGCGGAGAAAATATATTTCTTGCTTCCGCAACATCCGACAGTGATGATGGTTTCAGAACCTACACCGTTCAAAGAAATGATACATTGAGCGGAATCGCGGATAAGTTCGGTGTATCGTTATCTCAGATCAGAAACCTGAATGGTATTAATGGTTCCCGAATCTATGTAGGACAAAAGATAAAGATAAGCAGGATCAATTAA
- a CDS encoding S41 family peptidase — MNISLNKKYSILILLLTITWADIAAQQSDVYFLIKKNFSIFSKTYENVALDYVDEVDPEILMRNGLNAMLETLDPYTVLFSEAQNEEAEIRSGSNFAGIGVELGFRDGNVVVVAPLEGGPAEESGIRAGDIIISVDGVPAEDLQPEEVLDLTIGEAGSELTLTIQRFGSEDPLDLILTRRRTEVRNVSFAGLVPGNEDIAYLRLNQFGIGSAEEIRERLVGFNEQSGIKGMILDLRDNPGGVVQEAVSIVDKFVEPGITVVETRGRKAEYNAFYTSREPVLFNKPLVILMNGGSASASEVVAGAIQDLDRGVILGEQSFGKGLVQVVKPLPYNTSMKVTIARYYTPSGRSIQSINYTHQGNNSGVVKTGVGSGIYKTRNGRSVSEGRGIEPDIELKSDMPSLLEIALIQNGAFFNYATRFESENDSYEASELSQEIYDEFLSYLSDSGFSFKTESQKLLDELKEKIQDLEGADERISAFEELIEEEKQSMFIKQQAKIKRRLFLELVSRFDGATGRTEKSLIIDPQVNEAISLINDPDRIDQILSGS; from the coding sequence ATGAACATCAGCCTGAATAAGAAGTATTCAATTTTAATTCTTCTGTTAACCATTACGTGGGCTGATATTGCTGCACAGCAATCAGACGTTTACTTCCTGATCAAAAAGAATTTCAGCATTTTCAGTAAGACCTATGAAAATGTAGCTTTGGATTATGTTGATGAAGTAGATCCTGAAATTCTGATGCGTAACGGCCTCAATGCAATGCTGGAAACGCTGGATCCATATACTGTTTTATTCTCGGAAGCTCAGAATGAAGAAGCAGAGATCAGGTCGGGTAGTAATTTTGCCGGAATCGGTGTTGAGCTGGGGTTCCGGGATGGAAATGTAGTAGTGGTGGCTCCTTTAGAGGGCGGGCCTGCCGAAGAATCCGGGATCCGGGCTGGAGACATTATTATTTCGGTGGACGGAGTTCCTGCTGAGGACCTTCAGCCGGAAGAAGTGCTGGATCTTACCATCGGTGAAGCCGGTTCTGAATTAACACTAACCATTCAGCGCTTCGGTTCTGAAGACCCGCTTGATCTGATACTCACACGGCGCAGGACTGAAGTAAGAAATGTGAGTTTTGCAGGACTTGTTCCCGGTAATGAGGATATAGCCTATCTCAGACTCAATCAGTTTGGAATTGGATCAGCGGAAGAGATCCGTGAAAGACTGGTTGGATTCAATGAGCAGTCCGGTATCAAAGGAATGATATTAGACCTGAGAGACAATCCCGGCGGAGTTGTACAGGAGGCAGTTTCCATTGTAGATAAATTTGTTGAACCCGGGATCACAGTAGTAGAAACCAGAGGCAGAAAAGCCGAGTACAATGCATTTTACACCTCCAGAGAGCCTGTATTATTCAATAAACCGCTGGTTATTTTAATGAACGGCGGTTCAGCAAGTGCTTCTGAGGTGGTAGCCGGAGCCATTCAGGATCTTGACCGGGGGGTTATTCTGGGTGAACAAAGTTTTGGTAAAGGGCTGGTTCAGGTAGTAAAACCACTGCCGTATAATACTTCTATGAAGGTTACTATAGCCAGGTATTACACACCCAGCGGCAGAAGTATCCAATCCATAAATTATACTCATCAGGGAAATAATTCGGGAGTCGTTAAAACGGGTGTAGGCTCCGGGATATATAAGACCCGTAACGGCCGGTCGGTATCGGAAGGAAGAGGAATTGAGCCGGATATTGAGCTGAAGTCAGATATGCCAAGCCTATTGGAGATAGCATTGATACAAAATGGGGCCTTTTTTAATTATGCTACCAGATTTGAGTCAGAGAATGACAGTTATGAGGCTTCCGAACTTTCACAGGAGATCTATGACGAATTCCTCAGTTACCTGTCAGATTCCGGGTTTTCATTTAAAACCGAATCTCAAAAGTTACTTGATGAGCTGAAGGAAAAAATTCAGGATCTGGAAGGTGCTGATGAACGTATCTCTGCTTTTGAAGAGCTTATTGAAGAGGAAAAGCAAAGCATGTTTATTAAACAGCAGGCCAAGATCAAAAGAAGACTGTTCCTTGAACTGGTTTCAAGATTTGATGGCGCAACAGGAAGAACAGAAAAGAGTCTGATCATTGACCCTCAGGTAAATGAAGCGATCAGCCTGATCAACGATCCGGATCGGATCGATCAGATACTGAGCGGATCCTGA
- a CDS encoding PHP domain-containing protein — MAQKADLHIHTKHSDGRLTPAEAVEWAVEKNLSVISITDHDTYEGYFEAKEMADEAGIACIPGVEITTNFRSRECHLLAYNFETDTNYLADFLNKQKRARKDRIKGIIATLKSKGVEVDYDEVWAEANGANMGRPHLARVMVDKGYAGNVNEAFIRYLSDKQLGNIDNSYPDYKKVIEIVKNVGGAILVAHPGRMYNENEVEEFIASGIDGLECIHPSHNWETQKKFTEICEKNSLLMTGGSDCHDSMGSGYSHFGVVTIATKHVDKMLRMTEQRKKIVDIKN; from the coding sequence ATGGCGCAAAAGGCAGACCTGCATATCCATACAAAACATTCTGATGGTCGCCTGACGCCTGCTGAAGCGGTGGAGTGGGCTGTTGAAAAAAACCTTTCTGTAATTTCTATCACCGACCATGATACGTATGAAGGTTATTTCGAAGCAAAGGAGATGGCAGATGAAGCCGGTATCGCTTGCATTCCCGGGGTAGAGATAACCACTAATTTCAGAAGCCGTGAATGCCACCTGCTAGCTTACAACTTTGAAACCGACACTAACTACCTGGCAGATTTCCTCAATAAACAGAAGCGGGCCCGCAAAGACCGAATTAAGGGTATTATTGCTACCTTGAAGAGTAAAGGAGTGGAAGTGGATTATGATGAGGTCTGGGCAGAAGCTAATGGAGCGAATATGGGGAGGCCTCACCTTGCCCGGGTAATGGTGGATAAAGGCTATGCTGGTAATGTGAATGAAGCTTTTATCCGTTACTTAAGTGATAAGCAACTGGGAAATATTGATAACAGTTATCCGGACTACAAAAAAGTTATCGAGATAGTTAAAAATGTTGGTGGAGCAATTTTAGTAGCCCATCCCGGCAGAATGTATAATGAAAACGAAGTCGAGGAATTCATTGCATCCGGAATTGATGGTCTTGAGTGCATACATCCGAGTCATAATTGGGAAACCCAGAAGAAATTTACTGAGATCTGTGAAAAAAACTCGCTGCTCATGACCGGAGGCTCGGATTGCCATGATAGCATGGGAAGCGGATATTCACATTTCGGAGTTGTAACCATTGCTACCAAACATGTAGACAAGATGCTGCGAATGACCGAGCAGCGAAAGAAAATAGTAGATATTAAAAACTGA
- the ribH gene encoding 6,7-dimethyl-8-ribityllumazine synthase yields the protein MELIEGNSKPGKAKIGIAVSRWNSLITEKMLEGALKSLRANGIEEEDITVVRCPGSYELPLAVQKLFEHRELDGVIALGVVIRGGTPHFDYVCDAVNRGITDLILKHNKPVAFGVLTTDDIKQAKERVSDKGNKGSEAALAMLEMISLDRKLK from the coding sequence ATGGAACTGATCGAAGGAAACAGCAAACCCGGTAAAGCAAAGATCGGTATCGCTGTATCAAGATGGAATTCACTGATCACTGAAAAAATGCTTGAGGGAGCACTGAAATCTCTCAGGGCAAATGGGATAGAAGAAGAGGATATCACCGTGGTAAGATGTCCGGGTTCTTATGAACTCCCGCTTGCAGTACAAAAACTATTTGAGCATCGTGAACTCGACGGAGTGATCGCATTGGGAGTTGTGATAAGGGGAGGGACTCCCCATTTTGATTATGTATGTGATGCTGTAAACAGAGGAATCACGGATCTTATCTTAAAACACAATAAACCCGTAGCCTTTGGCGTACTAACCACCGATGATATAAAGCAAGCCAAAGAACGTGTCAGTGACAAAGGAAATAAGGGATCTGAGGCAGCACTGGCTATGCTAGAAATGATATCTCTTGACCGAAAATTGAAATAG
- a CDS encoding isoprenyl transferase — MEELSLTNKKQTSEDKEKQSLLCESGEIPAHIAIIMDGNGRWAKSKGSIRLHGHKVGVDSVRDITEACAQLGVKYLTLYAFSTENWGRPSAEVRGLMRLLVSSLRKEAENLNENNIRLVTIGQMDRFPQDCQEELQEAIDLTSGNDRLELCLALSYSGRWDITEAVKKIAHHVKEGRLDPDLINDQMISDHLSTADVPDPDLIIRTSGEYRISNFLLWQLAYSELYMTKTYWPDFRRDELYEAIESFQQRDRRFGRINTSSGQDSVSSNLFNKKS, encoded by the coding sequence TTGGAAGAGCTAAGTCTTACAAATAAAAAACAGACCTCCGAAGATAAGGAAAAGCAGTCTCTGCTTTGTGAGTCCGGTGAGATTCCTGCCCATATAGCCATTATTATGGATGGTAATGGGAGGTGGGCTAAAAGCAAGGGCAGCATACGGTTACATGGCCACAAAGTAGGAGTTGATTCGGTTCGCGATATCACCGAAGCATGTGCTCAGCTTGGAGTTAAGTACCTGACACTATATGCTTTTTCAACCGAGAATTGGGGCAGACCTTCAGCAGAGGTCAGAGGACTAATGCGCTTACTCGTGTCCTCTCTCAGAAAAGAGGCGGAAAACCTGAATGAAAATAACATACGATTGGTCACTATTGGCCAGATGGATCGTTTTCCTCAGGATTGTCAGGAAGAATTACAGGAAGCTATTGACCTCACCAGCGGGAATGACCGTCTTGAGTTATGCCTGGCGTTGAGTTATTCCGGCAGATGGGATATCACAGAGGCAGTTAAGAAAATTGCACATCATGTTAAGGAAGGACGACTGGATCCTGACCTGATCAATGATCAGATGATCAGTGACCATCTTTCCACTGCAGACGTTCCGGATCCCGACCTCATTATCCGTACCAGTGGTGAATATCGGATTTCAAACTTTTTGTTATGGCAGTTAGCCTACTCCGAACTCTACATGACTAAAACCTACTGGCCCGATTTCAGACGTGATGAATTATACGAAGCCATTGAATCATTTCAGCAGAGAGACCGGAGATTCGGTAGAATAAATACATCATCCGGACAAGATTCCGTTAGCTCAAACCTATTTAACAAAAAATCTTAA